The sequence aaagcgtGAACGTTTCCAAAGTTGCATATGAATGATTTCTGAATACATTATCATCCACTTTCGGTTCAGGTTCATCGTCCCAGATTCATTCAACTTAAATGATGCAGTTTGCCTCCTTTACAGAGATGTACAATTGACAAGTAATACAGTGGTTCATTCCCAATATGTAGCACAATTGTATTTTGGCCATTTGAACTCTGTTTTCTAGTTCATTTCTATTCCTTTCATTTCATGTGGTCAGACTCTACATCAAACACTcacattcaatttttttttacccctGTGATATATTGTTGCCTAAGCTGAAAACCACAAACCAGCAGATCCCATCTTGGTTGAGAGCATTGCGAGGGACTTCCATATACACTCCGATACAGGTAAGTATTTCTTGAGACATGTCATTTGAGGGtatcaataaattaaaaaggaagTTCACTggaaaaaatagataaatgaaaaagaaagcaaaacacGACTTCCACAAGACACTATCCTCAGTTGGATAGAAATCCACATATTATTTATTCTCTTTGATCCGGGGAACCCAGTGTTCATGCTAGTTTGTAAGACAATAGCAGCTGCAAGTTAAACCTTGAAAGAAAACATTTTCAGTTGGAACTTAGATGGTTCCCATGGAAGTCAGCCTAAAAGAACAATTACGAAATAACAAACTCATAAAAGTAGCACACCCTACTAGAAGTTCTAGGAACATCATATAATTAGTGACAATTCTGTAAGTGATGAAATTACAGTTTGCAATTGGCAAATATTATGAACTTGATAAATAAATGGGCAAAGTACAACTTAAAATGCAGTAAAGTTACGAGTAAACTGAATACTAGTTCCTGACCTCTGAATCATGTCCCTTACCGAAATACATGTATTGCATTCAAAAGATACAAACTACATTTCCTCTCAAGAACATCAAAATTGCttacttttatttctgaagAGTTTTTGTTGTAAAAGACCAAAAGGAAAGCCAATGCAATCAACCAGATCCCAGTCCACGGAACTGGTGGATCCTTTAAACATACAAGGGACGCCTCCACTTCTTGGAAGGCATGATAGACAAGAGAGTGGATGGCATATAGGTCGTGATCTGAGGACCTCAAGTAATACAAAGCCATCTCAAAATCTAAATGCGACAATGCAGAGACTGCTTTGTCCAGCTTGTACTTGAGCAAGTTCCGCCTTTGTATGAACTCGACATGTCGACTACTTTTAAGGAGCTTTCTTTCCCCACCATGTGCAGCTATATGGATTCAAGAACATCCACAGCACTTGTTATGCGGTAATTGAGTGATGTCAAAAGAACATTTCTACGAGCAGCATCCTTCTGCACAAATGACAATGGTGAAACCTCTGAGAACGGCCCAAACGGAGTCTGGCCCAACACTCCATGTGTAATCCACCAATGTAGTATTGTGCCTAGGGCTCCACAGAATATGGGTTGGTGACACTCCCCACCTGCTCGGTAAAATCGAACCAACAAGCGGTCGCTCAAGCTCCCTTGTCTGTGTAAACACATGACGCCCGTTACAGCTATAACCACTCACAGTCTGTTCTTCGTCCCGACTGCAATGACCATGTCTTTAAAAGCAACAGATTGGTGATACCTATCGAGCAACAACAGCATGCTGTAGTCCAAATCAAACACATAAACTGGAAGAACCCTACCTAccaaatcaaaaaaattaccGAAATACATGAATTGCTCTCAAATCAAACAGATTGGTGATACCAAGTATAGCCgtgaactaaaaaaaaaaacagagcagCATGCTGTATTCCAAATcacaaaaattgttttttcccaatttttgtttatcgaTAAAGGTAGTTTAAAGCATTATCCATTACGATTAGGTCATTATCCGAGTCTTTATTGTccccttttgagtttttgctTTTCCAGAGCTATTACCCtaataaagaatttagcatttcaaatttaatacttgtattatacacgtacgtatgtatttttcatctttaatacacttattttttacaaaattttcaattatacacacaaaattcaagtattatacatataattttggcatattattgaattaaaataatatatattaaataaatcatattaaattattatatattggCCGAACTTATCATTTGtaatttgacaaaatattgccgaataaaatacatacgtattttattcatattttttccgTTCCGTATTTTACTAACTATGAAAGAATGCAAGAGGCTAAGATTATTTCTTACTTGTTGtaacaaaaatgcaagatTGTGATTTTGCAATCTCTTTGCCAACcaaaacaacaatttcaaacaaagattTATGGTTGTAGTAGTAAGCGAGGTGATAGTATTCTTCATGTAAGTGTTGTTTGAAATGTGAACCAATTACCAAGAATGCTCCAACTCAGCATGCAATTCTCTATGACAAATAATGTGTGCAGTAACATAATTTAGTAGCACTCGAGAGAAAGAGGTAAACCACAGGCAAACATTCCcacacaaaaagaagaagaacaaatttgactctcaaattgatttattgtgaaatttctcactcttcactatctcttttggatatgttgaaagagtataatataatatatatatatatatatatattatacatttttttaatataatatatttaaaaagtatagctgCGTGGCTATATTTggacctttttttaaaaataaatagtatagccgtgcggccgTACTcgagatttttttaaatatttttatatatagtatagccccgcggctatactctgtacTTTTACACATTGGAAATAAAGATGCTGAATTTTGAACAATATTACTTTCAAAACCATATAGGTGTATAATGGTGCACAATAGGCCTAGGAAATTGCAAAGAAAAGCTAAAAAAGGATCCCCATAAAGCCCAACAGAGTACAAAATCTAAAGTTCggttaaaaaaacaaaccaggTGCACAATAGCCAGCACCAGCCATTTATTGTTCTCTCATGATATATTCAGTTTCATAATGTTGTCATGATTTCGACTGGAACCAAAAATATGTTCACTGTATGTTGTCATGATATTGACCAggccccaaaaagaaaatgttgtcATCTTAACGACAGAACTGGCCACCCTTTGCTACAAATTTAGTAGCTTAAGCTTGCTATAAGTACAGGTGCTTCCCTGCATGCATTATCACACCAGTCAAACAACACTTGAAACATCTTCCAAACTCCCATTGTTCCTGCTCTCTCTGTGTCCTACACTTCTTCTCAAACTATTTGAACATTATAACTTTTGAGAGATGAATTTGGATCACTTGCCCGAAGACTGTTTTGCGCATATTTTATCATTTACATCTCCCGGAGATGCATGTCATTGTTCATTAGTTTCGTGGTCGTTTCGCACCATGGCTGATTTGGATAGCGTGTGGGAGAAATTTTTGCCATCTGACCATGCTGAAATTCTATCCAGATTAGTATGTCCAATAACTTATTCCTCTAACAAAGAGTTGTTTATCAAGTTATGCAGGCCAAATCTAATTGATGGTGGTAAGAAGGTAAactttcaattattatttgcatttaatttgattttaaaatgaCAGCATCATAATTAAAGAATTCTCATTCAAGTTAGAATGAACCTAATGAATGAGTTagaatatgtttttttttttttttttcgatttttatttttgcttttcaatctttttaaGCTAGTGTTGTGTGATGCCTCAAGGTTGTCTATGCATAATATGATTCAAATATTAACCatatatatgcaaaaatatatatagggtCAAGAAATTGATCCAATATTTGACTATTATTGCATCTGCAGCCTTTGGCAataaaatgagagagaatgcATAGAAAATGTACCCTCAAAGAGTATGCTTTTGCATTGACAGGCGGTGGATCAAATATGAATTATACAATCaactaaaattcatatttgttCCACTGCCTGCGGATGCACTAGTGGCTTTAGGAGGCTATACCACAAAAGggttttaattaatcaaataattattttcctGATTGATGAACAACAGATGTTCTCAATAGAGAAATCGACAAGGAAAAAATGTTACCTGTTGAGTGCAAGGGATCTTTCAATTACATGGGCATGCAATCCTCTGTATTGGACCTGGAGACCTCTTGTTGAATCAAGGTTTGCATTCTCTAATTAAACCTTAATTACACTTTCAATAAAGCTTAAATGTTATTAATCTTGAAAACAACAATTCAGATTTGCAGAGGTTGCTGAACTCAGAACCATTTGGTGGCTGGAAATATGTGGCACAATGAACACTCAAATGCTGTCACCAAAAACAGTCTACGGGGCCTATCTTATTGCCAAGTTGGCTGATCGTGCGTATGGCTTAGACTCTTTGCCATCTGAGGTTTCACTTGAAGTTGGTAACTTCAAATCACAAGGTACGGTTTACTTGAGCACACGCCATGATCAAAGTAGGAAGcaagctgctgctgctgactTAGAACATGAACATTTTTCGAAGCGGATTGGAGCTTCGAGACGGAGGGTTTTAGAAGGAGATCATGGAGGAGGCCTCTGTGAGCGCAAAGATGGCTGGATGGAAGTAGAAATAGGGAGCTTTTACAATGAAGGCTGTGCTAATAATGATGTAAAGATGAGCGTAAAAGAAGTGAAGGGTGCCCATCTTAAAGGTGGACTTATTGTTGAGGGAATTGAGATTAGGCCAAAAATTTAATGCATGTATGGCACTAATTTTGAATAATGTTTCTCAATTATGAATGGATTTTAAGTACTCTAACTTGAACTTTCTAACTCTCTGACTCAACGGCTTTGAAGTATAGATCAATATCGTTTTGGATAGTTGAATTTTctagttctttttctttttctttttaagtacattttctttttctttttgtagtAGAACACGATTCTTCCACTTTCGTTTTGGATGGTTGAATTTGAGAATTAAAGTGGCATATATTTGTTACTTGTTATCTCATTCCTTTAATATTTCACGAGCAAAGTTAAATTCAGGACTGTTAGTGTTAAATAACTCTTGTCAATTCCACGAGCAAAGTTcagtgtaaataactcttgTCAATTCCACGAGCAAAGTTCATTGCTGCATGAATTAAAAGTCGAGCATAGTTGCATTGCCAAAAGGAAACGATACTGGAAGAACAAATAAAcatcaaataaaaactttgCCTTTCTGTAACACAAAATATTGGGAATGTTATGTGAGCTCAGATGTATGTGGATAGAGCCTTTTCCCGGACCACAAAAGGTCTCATAATGAGCTGGGATTCACATTTATCCTCattgcaaaaataataatactaactaaatagaaataaaacaaagcaaaCCCTACATCAGAAAATTGGATATAATCATCCaaaaccaagaagaaaaaaataaatattagcaCAAGTTTATGAAATAAATGGAACCTAAACCACAGGAACACAGATTAAAcgtaaacataaaaaaaattaagattaaGAATGTTTTTCTGGGCTCAGATGTATTGGATCTATCCTATTCCCGGACCACAAAAGGTCTCATAGAGCTGGGAttatcattcatcatcattgCAAAaccataattaataaataatgataatttaacagaaagaaagaaaacagagtaaaACCCTACATCAGAAAATCGATCAAGAACTAGAGAAGAAAAGGTTTAAGAAAGACTCCTAGGTTTTCCTGGAAGAGGAGGACGGAAGAAGAGCGTATGCGACGGCCACAACCTGGTGACTGAAATAATAGGGTTCAAGCCGATATATAAGAAGGGTATCATAAGTTTTCTTAATTGCCCATTATGACCCTAGGGATTTGCATGAATTACAAATTTGATTTGGGTAGTTGACAACAACTGGGCCCATTGTTAGAAACCCAACACTGTATTCAATTAAGGCCCAATTCGAAGGGAAAAGGCTTCCTCAACCA comes from Prunus dulcis chromosome 6, ALMONDv2, whole genome shotgun sequence and encodes:
- the LOC117629534 gene encoding F-box protein PP2-B15-like; amino-acid sequence: MNLDHLPEDCFAHILSFTSPGDACHCSLVSWSFRTMADLDSVWEKFLPSDHAEILSRLVCPITYSSNKELFIKLCRPNLIDGGKKMFSIEKSTRKKCYLLSARDLSITWACNPLYWTWRPLVESRFAEVAELRTIWWLEICGTMNTQMLSPKTVYGAYLIAKLADRAYGLDSLPSEVSLEVGNFKSQGTVYLSTRHDQSRKQAAAADLEHEHFSKRIGASRRRVLEGDHGGGLCERKDGWMEVEIGSFYNEGCANNDVKMSVKEVKGAHLKGGLIVEGIEIRPKI